TCGTTCACGGGATACACCTTCTATCTGGATATAAAAAATATTTTTCTTTGCGCCACTATCATCGAGATGCCCGGTAAATTCGGGAGAACCGGTAACCAGCACATCCAGATCATGATCTCTCAGAGAAGATATTGGCCTTACTTCTCCCTTAAAATCAATCCAGTCGGGACTGTCCCCTTCCGGGGTGAAAAGAACGAATCGATGACCTCTGCTTACGAAAACATTTCCCGTCTCGATATACCTGCGAACCCCTCCGAAAAGCAGAAGGTGAGGCAGAATTGCGCCGATCTTCATTCAAAATCTCCCGTTCAACCGGCGTTTTCAAGTACTTTGATTATTTCTTCAGGAGATGCCACTGCTGTTCCTCTTTTCATAACCACGACTGAGGCCGCGGTATTTGCAAGAATCATCGCTGTCTTCATATCGTATCCGGCGGCGAGGGATAATGCCACGGCTGAAACCACAGTATCTCCTGCCCCCGTCACATCGGTTGCCTCTGGACTGCCCGTCACACCGATATCTATCCTTTTTTCCCCGTTTATAAAAAGGGACATCCCGAACCTTCCCCTGGTAACAAGCAACGAACTGGCAGAGAGCGTATCGATAAGCCTTCTTCCCGTCTTCTCAAGAGCACCAGTGATGCTGATATCCACTCCAGCAGCTCTCGCGGCTTCGACTTCGTTCGGAGTAGCTGTTGTCACACCATTGAATCTCTCTATCCCGAACCTCGAGTCCGCGACGACCGGGATCCTGGCTTTTTTGCATATAGTTATTGAGCGTCTGATCACGCGATCCGAAAATATGCCCTGCCCGTAATCACTCAGGATGACCGCATCGGCTCCGGCAGTTTTCTTCTCAAGGATGGAAAGAATCCTGTCCTCTTCCAATTTCTCGAGCCTTTCCCTGTCTTCACGGTCTATCCTTACGATCTGTTGTTTCTGAGCATGATAATCACCAGCCATGACTCTCGTTTTTGTTGTTGTCGCTCTCCTTCCAATACTTACGACGCCTCTGTATGGAATATTCATTTCCCTGAAATATTCTCTGAGTCTCGTGCCACTCTCGTCATTGGCCGCTATACCTATCGGCACCGCCCTGCCACCCAAAGCGGCGACATTTTGCGCCGCGTTGCCAGCTCCTCCAGGACAATGATCCGACCCGTCATAGCGGACGATGACTACTGGAGCCTCACGTGATACCCTGTCAGTCCGGCCGTAGATAAACTCATCCAGTATCATATCGCCAAACACGACGACTTTTCGTCCCTTCCAGCTTCTGACCGCGTCTATGAATATTCCCTTGTCCAATCCACCCACTTCAGGCACTTCCTTCCATTTATTCTTCCACGCCCATGGATATTACTGACCTCACCTCATCCATGACTTTCTCGACTGTTATCTCATCGAAACACTCCATTGTCCCGAGTGGACATTCTTTTTTAAAACATGGCGAGCATTGGGTCCTGGAACTCAATACCCGGACATTTGCCCCCCTCGGTGCTGTCCAGCGTGGACTTGTCGAACCAAACATCGTCACGACCGGCACTCCGAGTGCTCCCGCTACATGCACAGCCCCGCTATCATTTCCCGCGACCAGTTCCGCATCATCCATAATATTCATCATCTCGGTGATTGAGGACTTTCCAGTCAAGTCCAGACATTTTACCTGTGCCCCCGACACTATCTCCGATGAAACATCTTTCTCTGAGACCGAACCTGACAATACCGGCAGCCATCCCGTCTCCCTGTTGATCTTGTCGATCAACGAAGAATAGCGTTCTCCCGGCCACATCTTTGCGGAACCATATTTTGCTCCTGGGGCGATAATAAAATACTTTCCCTCGATTCCGGCCTTTATGGAAGCAGCCGATCCCTTTCTGATGTGGCCTATTCGGGGAATCGGGATCTCTTTTGTAGTGACTCTGTCCCACTTGTCAACAAGACGCACATATGCCTCCGTCAAGTGACATTCTCGGAGCATCCGCCGGTGTATGCTTCCAGTCAGAAGTAGTCCTCGCATGTCAGTTCCATATCCGACCCTCTGTCCTGACATGACCAGCCATGCGGTCAGGGCTGATGAGAAGGAAGGCGGCAGTATGAATGTGACTGCCAGGCCACCTTTCGTCTTTTCCCGGATCCGCGCTGCTCTTGCCCACGGACCTTCTCCCTTTTTCCAGGTGATCAACTCGTTTATAGATTCCGAACGCTCGTAAACAGGCCTGACATATTCAGGACAACCCGCAAAGATATATGCTTCAGGAAACCGAACACGAAGTACGTCGTAAACTGGCAGGGACATGACAGCGTCTCCCAGCCAGTTCGGACCCATGACCAGAATACGATCAGGCTCTGATCTGGAGGTGATAGAGTTTTCTGTATGTCCCTTCTTCACCGATCAGCTCCTCGTGCGTGCCCGACTGTAATATTCTTCCATCTTCTACCACGACGATCCTGTCCGCATTTTTTATCGTGGACAGCCTGTGGGCTATGACCAGTGTGGTACGGCCCTTAACGAGCCTGTCTATCGCCTCCTGGACCAGCGACTCACTTTCGACATCGAGAGAACTTGTCGCTTCGTCCAGGATAAGTATCTGCGGATTCTTTAGCAGAGCTCTGGCAATAGCCAGCCTCTGCCTCTGCCCCCCGGATAGTTGTGTTCCACGGTCACCTATCACCGTGCTGTACCCTTCGGGCATTTCGGAGATGA
Above is a genomic segment from Candidatus Latescibacterota bacterium containing:
- the waaF gene encoding lipopolysaccharide heptosyltransferase II, with amino-acid sequence MKKGHTENSITSRSEPDRILVMGPNWLGDAVMSLPVYDVLRVRFPEAYIFAGCPEYVRPVYERSESINELITWKKGEGPWARAARIREKTKGGLAVTFILPPSFSSALTAWLVMSGQRVGYGTDMRGLLLTGSIHRRMLRECHLTEAYVRLVDKWDRVTTKEIPIPRIGHIRKGSAASIKAGIEGKYFIIAPGAKYGSAKMWPGERYSSLIDKINRETGWLPVLSGSVSEKDVSSEIVSGAQVKCLDLTGKSSITEMMNIMDDAELVAGNDSGAVHVAGALGVPVVTMFGSTSPRWTAPRGANVRVLSSRTQCSPCFKKECPLGTMECFDEITVEKVMDEVRSVISMGVEE
- a CDS encoding bifunctional hydroxymethylpyrimidine kinase/phosphomethylpyrimidine kinase, which produces MGGLDKGIFIDAVRSWKGRKVVVFGDMILDEFIYGRTDRVSREAPVVIVRYDGSDHCPGGAGNAAQNVAALGGRAVPIGIAANDESGTRLREYFREMNIPYRGVVSIGRRATTTKTRVMAGDYHAQKQQIVRIDREDRERLEKLEEDRILSILEKKTAGADAVILSDYGQGIFSDRVIRRSITICKKARIPVVADSRFGIERFNGVTTATPNEVEAARAAGVDISITGALEKTGRRLIDTLSASSLLVTRGRFGMSLFINGEKRIDIGVTGSPEATDVTGAGDTVVSAVALSLAAGYDMKTAMILANTAASVVVMKRGTAVASPEEIIKVLENAG